GGTGCCAGCCCGCGCGCTCGAGCGCCGTCGGCCCGGCAACAGCCTGCGCCAGCTTCCGCCTCGCGCCCATTGCGGCCATTCGTTCTGAAGGCATTCGATCGCCTCGAAGCTGGTCGCGACCTTGCGGTCGCCCGTGCCGGGCAAATGCAGGATCACGTGTTCCGAAAACGCGATGTCGTTCATCACTTCCTCCAGTAGTTCTGATCGTCTTTTCGAAGAAGCAAGGGGAAGGTGCGCCCTTCCCAAAAACGACATGGTCAGCTAGCGGCCCGAGTTCAAGACGCGCGGGCCGGAACCACGTGCTACGGTTCGTCCTCGTCCGGTTCCAGCATTTCGATCAGCCTGCCGACACCTGTGCCCGGCAGCGGGCGCCCGGCGCCGATCAGGGCTTCGTCGTTACGGAGCCAGCCCCAGGCTTCCCGCAGTTCTTCGGCCGATGCGCCGGTCCCCATCAGCTCCGCGACGAGTTCATCGTCGACCGGCCCAAGGATGGATACGATTTCTTTGCGTGTAATCGCCATCGTCCAGCCTCCCAATATTTGCGACCGATTCTGAGTAGGTGACGTCTGGAACGCCGCAGTTCCGCTCGGCGTTCCGACGACAATTTTGGTTTCGTAAGGGTCTTGACGCTCGAAAAAACGATTCCTAGCTCAATGGAGCCGGTCGCTGAACAGGACCGGCATTGGTCAGGGAGCGCCAGCTTCTTGGCGCTCCTCGTACCCATGTTGCTCAATGGAGGATATGGCTATGAGAACAGCATTCGACTTTTCCCCGCTCTATCGGTCGAGCGTCGGCTTCGATCGAGTCTTCGACCTTCTCGAGAACGCGAGCCGGGCGACAACGACGATCGACAACTGGCCCCCTTACGATATCGCCAGGACCGGCGAGGACGACTACCGCATAACCATGGCGGTGGCCGGCTTCAGCCAGGACGAGCTGTCTATGACGCAGGAGCAGAACATGCTTCTGGTGACCGGCGAGAAGAAGAACGAAGACAAGGCCGAGTATCTGCATCGTGGCATCGCCGGTCGCGCGTTCGAACGCCGCTTCCAGTTGGCCGACCATGTGAAGGTCACTGGCGCCGGCCTGGAGAACGGCCTGCTGACGATCGATCTCAAGCGCGAGATTCCCGAAGAGATGAAGCCGCGCCGGATCGAGATCGGCAGCGCCGCGGCCGTGCCGAAGGTCGCGCAGCGCAAGATCGAGGCCGAAAAGCAGGCCGCCTGAAACAATCCACGATGATGCTCCCAAGAGCCGGACGTCCGCGTCCGGCTCCCGGCGGAGCCTTGCTGAAGGCATCATGAAGACATGAAAGGAGACATACGATGAGCGTACGTGATCTGATCCCCTGGGGCCGTAACAACGGCAACCAGCTTCCGACCGTTTTCCGCGATGACGACCGCGACCCGTTCCTGTCACTCCATCGCGAGGTGAACCGGTTGTTCGACGACGTTTTCCGCGGCTTCGACAGCCGTTTGCCGACCCTCGGCAGGTTCTCCTCCTTCGGCGGCGGAGGCTGGCCGAACGTGGAAGTCTCCGATGGCGAGAAGGAGATCCGTGTTGCGGCCGAGGTTCCCGGCCTGGAGGAGAAGGACATTGAGGTTCTTCTCGAAGACGGCGTGCTAACGCTGAAGGGAGAGAAGAGGTCCGAGACCGAGGACAAGGACCGTCAGTTCTCGGAGCGCTTCTACGGCCGCTTCGAGCGCCGCATACCGCTGGGCTATGAGGTCGAGGACGACAAGGTCAACGCCGATTTCAAGAACGGCGTGCTGACCGTCGCCCTGCCCAAGAGCAAGCGAGCGCAGGCGAAAGCCAAGCGCATCGCCATCAACGGCAAGAGCTGATCCGGCCAAACCAGCCGGAGGCGGGACCATGACCGCCTCCGGCACATCCTTCACCTTCTTCAGGGAGGGATGAACGATGGAGACGCTGCACAGGAACAACGCACTCTATGAATGACGCATACTGGGCCGTGCAATGACAAGCGGCCTGCTTTTTCACAGGCATTGTCGTTCGGCCGATCGGTCTTTCCGAAGGCGCCGTGGCGCGGATCTACCGGCCCGGCCACTCTGTCAGGACATCTGCGAGGACCGTATCTGCCTGGCGGCTGACGTTCGAGCGCCGCGCCCATTCAATCGTTGTTAGAATTTCGACCGTAGTTCTCGGTGCAGTCGGCCATCTCCTCTTCCAGATGCGCTTCGACGCGCTTCTCGCAGGCTCCACAGGGCGTCTCATCTGTCACATGGCATCATTTCAGTTCGAGACGCAAGTTACCCCCAAAACCCGAGGAACCAGTTCCTGATCGGAATGAGGCAGCCTTCGAAGGTGCTGTAGGCCCTCACAATCCAGTCTTCCAACATGCGCAGCTGCGGCCCGAAATAGATCAGTGGACCGACCACAACGAACGCCAGCAGCAGATAGGCGGAAATGGGGTCGAGGCCTTGGTCATCCGAGCCTTCGGGCGGTGGAAGCGGGTTGATGTCCCAATCGCGTTTCATCTGTTGCTCCCTAGCGCTCCCGGTCATCGCGATCCCGTTCGCGCCGTTCCTCAATCTCGCGCTCCAGTTCCTGCAGACGCGGAACGGGGTGCTGCGGTGGATCGGACCGCGCGGCGACCGCCGTCCGCGCGGCATTGTCCCGAACGACCGCTGGCGGCACATGCTGCCTCTCCGGACCTGAGGGACTGCCGTCGCGTTCGCGCGCGATCTCGCCACGGGCAAGCGGAACGACACGGTCATCATCATGGTCAAGCTCGTGTGCTCGCTCGTCGTTGGACGACTCCGCGGTGGTCGAGTGATTGTCGTGCCTCGGCGCCGCCTGCAATTGTTCAGCCTGAAACGCCTCAAGTTCGCTGCTTCGCCGGTTGAAGTTCTCCCATGCGGCTTTTGAATCTTCCCTGGTCCAGGAGCCGTCGGCGCGGCCCCAGCCCGCTGACCCAATTCCATTCTCCGCATCCGTGACGGCGATCTCGATTTCGAGCGCCTTCAGCCCCTGTTCGTAGTGTTCAAGCTGCTTTGCATCGCCCTTCGCGATGTCCGGGATGGGCCTTCCCTCAAAACCGTCATTGTATGAGGCGTCGCGCTCCTCTCGCATTTTCTCAAGCAGCTTGATCCGATCGCCAAGCTGCTCGTCATCCTGTGCGGCGTCGCGCACATGCGTGTTCTGATGTTCGACGGCGAGTTCCGCCGCCCGCCACAGGCCAAGATTGAGGTTCTCGCGATAGGTCTCGACCGTTGCCTCGGAGTGTTCACCGGTCCCGGCGCTGATCAATGTTGCACGCGAAGACCGGATCTCGGCCAGAACCTTGTTCGCTGCTTCGGCCGACTGTCCGATCGGCGTCAGGTCCGCGCCAGCGTAACGGCCGTGCAAATCATCCGGCGCATCGCGATACTCCTGCCGGGCGCCCTGAGGGTCGGCCGAGAGCTGCCGTTCAGTGAGATCCAGAAACTCGCGACGAACATCCACCACTTCGCGTGCGGCGGCAGCGACCTCGTCGAACTCCTCGCGCTCTGCTGGGTCAAGGGTCTGCTCGACCGAAGCAAGAACCGCTTCCACGCGTTTTTCGTAGGCTTCGAATTCCGGACGCGTCATCTCCCGCATCAGTCCATCCTCACCGTTCACGCTCTGACTAAACGTTATCATATTGGCTGCATTTTTGACAGCCTCTCGCCGCATCTCTTCAAAAACAGGATCAGTTTGATTGATATCGGCGGCGCCTTCGAGACGGGCTTTTTGAACCTTCGCAAATTTGCCTTCTACGGTCCCCGGCTCCTCGGTCGCCAAATCGCTCCAGGCCCGCGCTGCCGTCGCAGCGTACTGCCTGCTGCGGTCGGACGTTGCCAGGCGCAACTCATTCGAGCGCTTCGCCTGATATCGAGCCTGTGCCGCGTCGCTCGTGCCCTCATGCTCGGTTCGGCCGCGATAGCTGATGGGCCGCACCTGGTTGCGCGTGTAGGCCGGCGCACTTGAGAATTCCCGCCGATCGGTCAGCTCCATGTCGATGCCTTGCTCGCGCGCCTTCTCGGCCATCTGCGAGCGCCATTCCCGGAACAACCGCGGACTGGTGACGATCCTTTCGCCGGTTTCTGAGCGCATGGTCACGATGGCATGGGCATGGATATGCGGACGCTTGCCGCCCTCCGCCATCTCCTTCGGATCGAGCGCCGGATCGTGAACGGCGAACACATAGCGATGTCCCGCGAACTGCTCGCCCAGGAATTCTCGGACCGCTCCCTCGAACGCGGATGCATCCGTGCCTGCCCGGGCCGAGACGATCAGGTGCATGACGTCCCTGCCCTTGCGGCTGTGCAGTTCATTGCGCCATTCCTTCTGCACGAGATCGCCGGCCTGCGTCGCATCACCGATCAGCCGGGCGGTATCGTCGCGGACCTCGCCGTCGGATGACGCGACCAGTTCCCGAACCCGGGCCGTGCCCCATTCCACGCCATTGCCGTAGCCATGAAAGCGGAACCCCGCCTCGACATCCCGGCCGGCCCGCGTGTCGTCGTAGCGTTGCTGCACGATCTCCGCGGCTTTCCGATCGCCGGTCAGCCGCTCTCCACTCCGGTCGCGCAGAACGACGACGCCACTCACATGGAGTTCCCCATCGGACCGCTCGCGCGCCGCATAGACAAACCGACGATCGCCAAATCCCGACCGCAGGATCTCGCGCAGCTGATCGTCCTGGTCGACGTCGGAGGAGAGCGAAGCCGCGTCTATCGAGACATGGAAGACGCCGAGATCCCGGCTGGCGGTGCGATTGTCGAAGAGATGTTCCCACTCCGCCCGCTGTTCGGCGAGCGCGCCCAGGCCGAGCACGCGCTCGCCACGCTCGTTCTCGACGGCAAGTTCTCCGCTTCGCGACGTGTAGCTCATCATCGCGGAAGCGCGACCGCCGCCGCCATAGGAGGCGAGCTTCACCACCGCCGGCTGGCTCCCGCGCGCCAGCGCCGAGAAGCGCGCTCGCATCGAGCGGCCGGCCGAGCCCGCGCCGCCAGGCGACCACCGCGCACCGCTTCCGCCATTCCGCCGCCGTGATCGGCCAAAGCCGCTCAGCCCCTCATCGCCGATCCGCGCCACCCCTCCCCTTCGCGGCTCATCCCAATCGCTTTTGTCGGATTGGCCGACCTGCGCCTCATGCATCAGCATGGCGCGCCGGCGCTGCCATTCCCGCTCGAAGGCGCCGGGAAAGAACTCCATCAGGCGCCCTCCCCGCGTCGATGCGCTGCCGCCCGCCGTGTCATCTGGGCGAACTCGGAAGCCACCGTGGTCGCGACGACATGCGCGTCCTTGATGCTCCCCAAGAGTTCCTCGTCGGCCGGCACCCTCCCGATGTTGATGGCACGCGCGATCTGGTTGAGGTTTCCGCCGATCGCACGCATGCCATCGGCGAGCAGGGCGAGCACGGCACGGTCCCCTTCTGCGAGGAACGGCCGCACGCCGGCGCCCTCCATTGCGAGCGACCGGACGAAGGCAGAAACGGTCATGCCGGCGCGGGCCGCCGCCGCCTCGAGAGCGTCGAACTCGGCCGGTGAGAAGCGGATATGCGCCACCCGGTCCTTGCGTTTCGACGCTTCTGAACGACTGCCGGCCATCGGCAAATGCACCCTTGATCGTGGGGTTGCGGCCGCAGGCCGCGGATCGAGGGCCTGTCCCTCGATCGTCAGGAAAAATGTATCACATTTTTCCGTATCCTGCCAACTCTAATGATAGTGATTTTGTCGGTGTTATGCTCAGGTGCGATATTTTCTATATCAATATAGTTGTGTTTTTCCATGTTCGTGTGCTTCTATGTCGATGTGAATCCACGTCCACACGGAGATGGATTCGTGTGTGAGTAGAAACACATTTTCCTAGGAGATGAGCCGATGACCGTCGTGATCGCCGCCATCAACGGCAAGGGAGGCGCGGGCAAGACCACCGCGCTGATGAACATCGCCGGCGAATATGCTCTGCGGGGCGGGCGCGTCGCCATGATCGACATGGATGCCCGCAACAACTTGCTTAAGTGGTGGACCGATTGCCAGGAGAAGGACGCCCAGCCCGAGGGCGTCGAGGTCTACAGCCACAAGACGGCGAGAGGACTGGAGCGATGGGTGGAGGAAAGCGCCGGTGCGTTCGATCACGTGCTGATCGACACGCCGGGCGAAGACACCGCGATCGTCGATCCTGTGATCACCGTGGCCGACCTGGTGATCTCGCCGATCCAGCCGTCGAAGCGCGAGGTGCTGGGCGCCATCGACAGCTTTGAGAACGTGCTGCGCGTCAATGAGGCGCTGGGGCGGCAATGCCGGCATGGCGTGCTGCGGACGCGGATCACTGTGACTGTGCGGCACACGGAACTCTACCGGAAAATCAGGCCGATCATCGAGGACAAGGTTGGGACCTATCTATTCCGCACCGAAGTGTTCGAGCGAAACGTCTACAAGGACATCCACAACGGCATCGGCACGCTTCAGATGCAGGAGGTGACGGAGGCGATCGCCAAAGCCCGGCGAGAGACGCAGGCGCTGGTCGAGGAAGTCGACCGATTGCTCACGGGCGAGTCGATGGCGGGGCGTGCGGCATGAGCGGCAAGGAGATGCTGTCGCTCGATGAATTCGCCACCGCGCCGCGCAAGCAGCGCGCGGTGGTCGAGATGCCGGCCGCAGGCGATGCGGACAGCACTGCTGAGGCACGGGATGCGCGGGAGCCGGGGCAGAAAGAACCGCGGGAACGCCGCGAGGCGTCCGGCGAGGCCAGCAAGGCGCTACGCCAGATGAAGCGGGCACGGATGAAAGGAGCGAGCCATTTCGTGAACGTCAATCTGGACCGCGACACCAAGCGCCGGCTGAAGCTGGCCGCGTTCAATACGGACACGTCCATGCAGGCGATTATGGAAAAGGCCATCCGGCAGTATCTCGATACCAACGGCTTTTGAGGCGAAGGCCAACGGGGCTCGATCGACGGGCGGTTGAAATGGAGTCCGAATCCCTGCTAGGAACATGATCGTTTTGGCTCTGTTTTCTCGTGGATCTGAGCCATTTTTTGGGTGTTTCCCGTCTTTTTTGACGGGACTGGGGCAGTGGATTCGGATCGAGCCAGGCAGATGGCGATCAAGGACGTACAGACCTATATCGACAGGCATGGCCTTGTCGAAACGACCGACTCCGAGGTCGACAAACCGATCTGGCGCAAGCCCGGCTTCAACGGCGTTCGCAGCCTCCTGGAGATGGAGGAGGAGATCAGCCGTTATCTGCGCGAGCGACGCGATGCGCAGAATCTGAACCGCGAGCAGGTCGGCATGATGGTCGGCCTGCATCATGAGATTTACGCGCGCCACGAGCGGGCGGGGGCAAAGCTCAGGGTGACCCGGCTGCTTCATCTTGCAGAGTTGCTCGACTTCTCGCCGGTCGAAGCGATCTACGCGGCGGCGCCTCAGTTTTTTGGTGAGACCGAGCAGGAGGCAGAGGTCCGATTCAAGCTCGTGATGCGCATGCTCGACCTGCCGGCTGCGACAGCCCAGAACCTTCTTATGCTGGTCGAGGAATTGTCCCCCGACAGCGGCGCGGAAAACCTGGCCAAGCCGACGAACCCGAAACGCCGGGGCTGACCGCGCGCCGAAGAGAGCACCGGCTTGTCGACCGACAAGCGGTCATCGACACAATGGGCCGCTTCGATCGCGGATCTCACGACCGGCCGGCTTCATGGCGAAGATTTCATCGGGTCCGCCTCCGAGCTCTCCCACCACGCGGCCTCGGCTTCGGTCTCACTGTTGTAGACGTTCTCGACGCTGACTCTCGCGGGCTCGCGTCGTTGGGGCAATGGGAGCGGCCGCTAGACCTGGACATCAGAGAGATAGAGATCCGCATTCCCGACAGGGGATGCGTCCATCTCCGGCGACCAGCCGGCGGGGTGTGCGAGGGTTTACCCCTCGTGGCATCGGGCCCCGAGCGATCCGGTCCTCGTTACCCGCGAGATGGGATCGTTACCGAAGGCGGAGACCGCGTCAGCGGGCTCCGTGAGCGGCGCGCGAGCGACGCGAGTAGAGCCCGGTTGGCCGCAGGCCGGCTCGCCCGGTCGCCGCAGCCCAGACAATGCATCAGCGTCCTGAATCGATTGAGCCGGACCGATTCATAGAACGCGTTGGACGGCGTCGATCTCAGACAAGATGATCACGTCATGCCGAGCGAAGACGCGATCCATCTCCACCGCATCGATCCAGCGCGCAACATGGCGCGGTTCTATCGCATGTCGTCGACGCCGAGCCTGTTCGGCGACATCTGCCTCGTGCGTGAATGGGGGCGGATCGGCAGGCCTGGCCGTATCCGCATCGACCTTTATCAAACCGGTGAGCAAGCCATGGCGGCGCGCGAGGCACTGTTGCGCGTGAAGCGGCAGCGCGGCTATCGTGATGCGTCAAAAATGGAATGACGTTCGAGGGTGACGATCAGGCCCGGCACAAAAAAGGCCCGCGCCGGATCCTCCGGTGCGGGCCTTCTTGTTGCTGCTACTTCGATTGCCGATGTCGTAGCAACGCGGCGAGTGGGCCGTTGTGCAACAGGCGGGCCTCCTTCGCGAGGTCGGCAACGAGCTGCGAGGCGATGTACTCGGGCAGCGGCATGACGCTATAGCCTCTGGACAGCGTCGCCGTTTGGAGGGCTTCGAGTGTTTCGTATTCGCGATCGCTCGTGCCCAGCCAAAGCGCGAGATCGTTGCCGCTCTCGTCGGAAACGCCTGCAGAAGAAGGTGCGCAGCGGGGGGTCGGAGCGGTCGTCGCGGGTGACGGTGGCGGTGTAGCGGCTCATGGAAGCCTCCTGGCCACGTGGAACAACAGGTGGGCCGGCCCCTTCCGGGGCCGGCCCGTCGCGGTTCACTCCGGGTTGTTCCAGAGGATCACCTTCTTGTTCTCGTCGCCGCCCGGGGCGGGAGCGAGGTTGCCGAAGACGACGCCGATCTCGGGGGCCTCCAGCTTGAACGAGAGGTAGCTCTCGCCGGAGCGTTGGGAAACCCGGTTCCAGGCGGCGCCGATCTCGAAGCCGGTCCGCTTGTTGAGGACGCGGAAGTCCGGGGCGTCCTCGCGGGACTTGTTGGCGTTGGGCAGGACAGTGATCGGGGCGTTGACCCGCAGTGTGGCGAATACGCCTTCCATCGAGCCGTCGGCCTTGGCGGTGAGATTTGCGATCGTGGTGGCCATGGTACTTCTCCTTCGATTGCATCGGGGCCATTCCCGATGGCGTCGAGGGAGAGGGCCGTCCTGCTGCGGTCACTCGGCACAAATTCTGGAAAATTCTATTTTCCGAAGAAGGCGGGCCGCACTTTCAAGGGCCCCGCTTGCGGGAAAGAAAGTGCCTGGACCGCAAGAAAAGACCGAAATCGAATTTTCCTGAATTTCTGCCGAGCGTACCCCCAACGGGGGTTGACCGCAAATGCAGGCGGTCCTCTACAAAGGCGACATGACACGGGATTGGTCCGGATGTGAGCGAAGGCGACGCACCCCGGCCGCCATCGCAGTCCCACCGCCGGGCGCTGCGTTCCCAGGAAAGGGTTTGTCCCTGCGGTGACCCGGCTTTCCATCGCCCTGCCCGACCGCAACCATCCCACAGCGAAGCCCTGCCCGCCCAAGTCCTCCGTAACGCGCCGGTCTCGCGGTCGCGTCGGGCTGGCACCGTTCAAACCGGGCACCGGCAGGCGAGCCCTGTTCAGGCGAAGCACCGCGGCGCGCGTTGGAGAATCCGCGAACGCGATGCCACTGGCGCGATGAATGGGCGAACGCTCCTCGGGAGCATCCGGAGTGAACCGCGACGGGCCGGCCCGCGAGGGGCCAGTGACCGATGGCCTGACACGACGGGGGCGCTGGGTCGGCCTTCGGCCGGGATCAGCCGGGCGGCGTGCGCCGCTTGGTCCCGGCGTTTGATTGCCGCTTTCAGGCAGGCAGCGCCAGCCGCTCGTCCGGCGTCATGCGCGCTTCGACCGCGTTGCGAACCTCCGGGCCGGCCATGCGCAGCATGGCGCTCCAGTCCGACGTATTGTGGATGGTCGCCACCGTACTACGCAGCATATCGTAGACGACGCATGGAGATCCGATCACGGCAAGGCGCAGGACGTTGAGGCAGGTTCCCGGCGACGCGCCGTCCCAGATCATCAGGCCGAAGTCGGCACGCCGGGCCATCTCCCTGTCCTTCTCGACATGAACGGCGAAACCTTGCGCACCGTCGGGCGGAGGTATGCGATAGGCCGCCCAGTCGCCGAGATTGTTTCGGGGTTCCTTGCTGGCATGGAACACGCCGACATGTTCGTAGCCGTACCCGGCGAGCAGGCTCTGCGCCTCGGCATCTGCGCCAGGTGCGTCGCCGATCAGCACACCGTGCTCGGCCGCCACGATCGCGCCGATGCGCACGACGGCGGGTTGCGGCAACTCGAATATGTCGCGTGATCCGCCTATGAATATCATCGCCATGGTGACTCTCCTTCTGCTGCAACGCCCCGCCCCTGCCCTCCTGCCTCTCCCTCTGGCGCGTGGCGATATGGTGCGCTTCGCCGGCTGTCGGAGAGCGACGAGCCGGGGTCGGCGCGTCGCCGGGGAAACCGGCGCTCACGCGCCGGCCTCCGTGAACCGCCAGACCGGGATGCCGAGGCGGCGGGCCTTGTCGGCCAGGTTCTCGGTGATGCCCGAGCCCGGGAAGACGATCAGCCCGTAGGGCATCACGGAAAGAAGCTGGTCGTTGCGCCGGAACGGGGCGGCCTTGGCGTGCCGGTTCCAGTCCGGCTTGAAGGCGATCTGCGTCACCTTGCGGCTCTCGGCCCAGCAGGCGGCGATGCGCTCGGCGCCGCGCGGGCTGCCGCCGTGCAGCAGCACCATGTCCGGATGCTTCTCGCGGGCCTTGTCGAGCGCGTCCCAGATCCGGTCGTGCTCGTTGCAGTCGAGCCCACCGGCGAAAGCGATCTTGGTGCCGGCCGGGACCAGCACCTCGGTTTCGGCGCGCCGGCGCGCGGCAAGGAAATCGCGGGAGTCGATCACCGCCGAGGTCATCGCCTGATGAGAGACCTTGGAGCCGGTGCGCGGCCGCCAAGCCGAGCCGGTTTCCGCCTCGTAGAGATCGGCGGCCTCATCGCGCATGATTTCCAGCACGTTGCGGCGCTCGATATAGGTGATGCCCTCGGCCGTGAGCCGTTCCAGCTCCACGGACTTCACCTCGGAGCCGTCCTGCTCGCCTTGGCTCGACCGCTGCGCCTCCTCGTTGCGGTCGAGGTTGCGGGCGACACGCTCGGCCGCGCGGTGGAAGACGTTCACGAAGGACCAGAGCAGGTCGTCGAGATCGGGTTCGAGCCTGGTGTCGCCGAGCATGCCGGCGAAGGTGTCGACGATGCCTGCAAGGCCGGCCCGGATCACCGCGTCGTCGGGCAGCGGCCGGGGGTCCGGCTCGTCCTGATGCGGGCGGTGGCCGTACATCTGCAGTTCGAGGATGACGCGGTCGGTCGGCGAGGAGGCGTGGTAGGGCTCGTAGGCGTCGTCGAAAGGAAGCTCGTAGGTCATGGCGGGTCTCCGTCGGTTGTGGCCGGGCGCAATAGCGGCCTGACAGCGCATCCCGGCCGCGCCCCGGGCGCGGCCGCACCGAAGGCCGGAACGAAGCGGAGGACGGCGCAGCCGTTGCGGCCGTGCCCGGGGGGTGGCAGGGATCGCCTCTCAGGCAGGCCGCGGGCGCGGCCTCTCCGGCGGAATGCCGCCATGCCTGCGGGATTTCCGGTGGCGCTGCCCCTGCCCGCCTGCCGGCAGATGCCCGCCGGTTGGCCGCTCATCCGGACGGCAGGAAAAGACCGGCATCCTCCGGGATGAGCTGATTGCCGAGCCATGCGGAGAGATGAGCCGGGCCGAGGTGGCGCAGATCGTCGTTGAAGTCGCCGAGCTGCGGCCGCAGCGCCAGAGCGAGGATCCCGGCCTCGCCTGCGCGCTGGCTGAGACGCTCGATGCCGTGCCGGCCGGCGGCGTCCGCATCGGCCGCGATGTAGAGGCGACGGCAGCCAGGCGGGAAGGTGAGGCCGGCGAGGTGATTGGCAGAGGTGGCGGCGGCCACCGGCAGCGCCGGCATCACCGTGCGCAGCGACGCCATCGTCTCGAAACCCTCGCCGGCGGCCATGACCGGAACGGGCGTGCCGGGATCGAGGCCGAGCCAGATGCCATTGCCCAAGAGGTAACCGAGCGAGCGTCGGGGATCGGCGATCTGCGCCTTGCCGTTGCCGTGCGGGTCCAGCCAGGTGCGTTGTAGGCCGCTGACGCGCCCGTCGGGGCTGGTGACAGCGGCAATCAGCGCGGGGAGCGCCTGCGTCTTGCCCGTCACGAGATCGCGGTAGTAGCAGCCGGGATGGAAGCGCAGGGCGCGCTCACGCGCGGTCAGGAGGATGCCGCGTCCGGAAAGATAGCGTTCAGCCAGCGTGCCGGCGATCGGCCGCGACATGGCGAACAGGCGGCGCGCGGCGTCAGGGGAGCCGCGTGCCGCGGCAGGCTGGCGCTCCGCGCCGGGGTTTTGCGGCTGCGGTAGCGGCATGGCAAGGAAGCGACATGCTTCATCCGCGACATCGCGGAACTCGACGAGACCGCAGCTTTCGCGGATCACATCAAGCAGATCTCCGAATTCGGACGTCGCCTCATCGACCCACTTGCCTGCCGGACCTTTGGCATTGGCCTTGAGGCGCACATGCATGGAGCGGCCGCTTGTGTTGCGCACGTCACCGACGATCCAGTGGTTGCCGCAGCGGTGACCGTTGGAGAGATATTCGCGGCACACCGCCTCGGCATGCTCGCCGAGGCGGTGTGCCAGCTCGGAGGCGGAACCAGGCATGGTCGCCTCCGTTCACGCTGCGGCCGTTCGGTCGGTGACGCCGACCAGCGTATGGCGACCGAGAAGCGAGGCAAGGATGGCGCAGCCTTGCCCGCCGGTCGGGATGAACAGCCTGAACTTCCAGGAGATGATCTCCGAGATCAGGCCCAGCGCCTTCAGCCGCGGGATCATGGCGTCGGTGAAGCCGATCAGCTCGACGCGATAGTCGTTCATGACGCGGCTGCGGCGCAGGATCAGGCCTTCGGTAAGCTGTAGTCCAATCCTGCCCTCCATCAGGCCGGTCCACGCCTCGTCCGGAGCGAGGGTCGGTACATCGTCGACACCGAGATTGCGCAACATGGTCGCGACCATCGTCGGCGCGATGTGGCGGCCGATGATGCGCTCGCCTGTGTCGGTCTGGATCCGATAGACCTGGCAATCATGGTCCGGCAACCGCCGCCAGATCGGCAACAGCAGGCCGGTGACGATGTGGAAGGTGCTGGTGGTGAACTCGGGGACGGCGGCGACCTCCGCCTGCCACAGCTCGCAGAACAGTTTCCGGTCGGCCGGCTGCCAATGCGTCTCGGCAAGGGCGTCGAAGCCGAAGCGCAGCTCGTCGGTCGGTCGCAGCAGGCGCACGCGGTGCTCGACGGTGCCGTCGTCGAGCATCAGACTCGCGGTCGGCAGTTGAATTGCCGCGCGGCTCGACCGCGTGTTGACCAACAGGACCGATTGCGGTCCCGCGCGTGCGATGGCCAGCGCTTCGCCCAGACCGAGCGGCCGGATGCGGTCCTTGCGCGCGACGGTAAGCACATGGGACTGCGCGCCCGACACCGGGTGGGTGTAGA
Above is a genomic segment from Mesorhizobium sp. containing:
- the mobC gene encoding plasmid mobilization relaxosome protein MobC, encoding MAGSRSEASKRKDRVAHIRFSPAEFDALEAAAARAGMTVSAFVRSLAMEGAGVRPFLAEGDRAVLALLADGMRAIGGNLNQIARAINIGRVPADEELLGSIKDAHVVATTVASEFAQMTRRAAAHRRGEGA
- a CDS encoding ParA family protein, producing MTVVIAAINGKGGAGKTTALMNIAGEYALRGGRVAMIDMDARNNLLKWWTDCQEKDAQPEGVEVYSHKTARGLERWVEESAGAFDHVLIDTPGEDTAIVDPVITVADLVISPIQPSKREVLGAIDSFENVLRVNEALGRQCRHGVLRTRITVTVRHTELYRKIRPIIEDKVGTYLFRTEVFERNVYKDIHNGIGTLQMQEVTEAIAKARRETQALVEEVDRLLTGESMAGRAA
- a CDS encoding Hsp20/alpha crystallin family protein, with amino-acid sequence MSVRDLIPWGRNNGNQLPTVFRDDDRDPFLSLHREVNRLFDDVFRGFDSRLPTLGRFSSFGGGGWPNVEVSDGEKEIRVAAEVPGLEEKDIEVLLEDGVLTLKGEKRSETEDKDRQFSERFYGRFERRIPLGYEVEDDKVNADFKNGVLTVALPKSKRAQAKAKRIAINGKS
- a CDS encoding XRE family transcriptional regulator, producing MAIKDVQTYIDRHGLVETTDSEVDKPIWRKPGFNGVRSLLEMEEEISRYLRERRDAQNLNREQVGMMVGLHHEIYARHERAGAKLRVTRLLHLAELLDFSPVEAIYAAAPQFFGETEQEAEVRFKLVMRMLDLPAATAQNLLMLVEELSPDSGAENLAKPTNPKRRG
- a CDS encoding Hsp20 family protein; translation: MRTAFDFSPLYRSSVGFDRVFDLLENASRATTTIDNWPPYDIARTGEDDYRITMAVAGFSQDELSMTQEQNMLLVTGEKKNEDKAEYLHRGIAGRAFERRFQLADHVKVTGAGLENGLLTIDLKREIPEEMKPRRIEIGSAAAVPKVAQRKIEAEKQAA
- a CDS encoding WGR domain-containing protein, producing MPSEDAIHLHRIDPARNMARFYRMSSTPSLFGDICLVREWGRIGRPGRIRIDLYQTGEQAMAAREALLRVKRQRGYRDASKME
- a CDS encoding DUF736 family protein, producing MATTIANLTAKADGSMEGVFATLRVNAPITVLPNANKSREDAPDFRVLNKRTGFEIGAAWNRVSQRSGESYLSFKLEAPEIGVVFGNLAPAPGGDENKKVILWNNPE
- a CDS encoding DUF2493 domain-containing protein: MTYELPFDDAYEPYHASSPTDRVILELQMYGHRPHQDEPDPRPLPDDAVIRAGLAGIVDTFAGMLGDTRLEPDLDDLLWSFVNVFHRAAERVARNLDRNEEAQRSSQGEQDGSEVKSVELERLTAEGITYIERRNVLEIMRDEAADLYEAETGSAWRPRTGSKVSHQAMTSAVIDSRDFLAARRRAETEVLVPAGTKIAFAGGLDCNEHDRIWDALDKAREKHPDMVLLHGGSPRGAERIAACWAESRKVTQIAFKPDWNRHAKAAPFRRNDQLLSVMPYGLIVFPGSGITENLADKARRLGIPVWRFTEAGA
- a CDS encoding toprim domain-containing protein, which encodes MPGSASELAHRLGEHAEAVCREYLSNGHRCGNHWIVGDVRNTSGRSMHVRLKANAKGPAGKWVDEATSEFGDLLDVIRESCGLVEFRDVADEACRFLAMPLPQPQNPGAERQPAAARGSPDAARRLFAMSRPIAGTLAERYLSGRGILLTARERALRFHPGCYYRDLVTGKTQALPALIAAVTSPDGRVSGLQRTWLDPHGNGKAQIADPRRSLGYLLGNGIWLGLDPGTPVPVMAAGEGFETMASLRTVMPALPVAAATSANHLAGLTFPPGCRRLYIAADADAAGRHGIERLSQRAGEAGILALALRPQLGDFNDDLRHLGPAHLSAWLGNQLIPEDAGLFLPSG